Proteins encoded within one genomic window of Haematobia irritans isolate KBUSLIRL chromosome 5, ASM5000362v1, whole genome shotgun sequence:
- the Orcokinin gene encoding orcokinin, with translation MNSMDSSPILRKMLLSKLAAQCENQNKSFRSSLCNHLLDDVYFTPDIQLPTDAAKIKKNFDEIDKASASFSTLNQLI, from the exons ATGAACAGTATGGATTCTTCGCCAATTCTAAG aaaaatgttACTTTCGAAACTTGCTGCCCAATGTGAAAATCAGAATAAATCATTTCGCAGTAGTTTATGCAATCATCTACTGGATGATGTCTATTTTACTCCTGATATTCAGCTACCCACAGATGCTGCCAAAATCAAGaagaattttgatgaaattgataAAGCTTCTGCCAGTTTTAGCACCCTCAACCAATTGATTTAG